The bacterium genomic sequence AAGCGCTGCGAACGGCTGAGACGCGAACGACCTAGACCGCGCTCCCGCCGAGCTCGTCGCGCGGAATATGGCACGCGATCTTGTGGCCGCCATCGTCGGGCAGGAGCGGCGGCCGCTGCTCTTCGCAAATCGGCCCGATTTTCCTCGGACAGCGGAGATGAAATGGACAGCCGCCGGTAACATACCCGTTACCGGCCTCGGCAGCCTGGCCGGCGGACTGCTGCCCCGTCGCGGGCCGACGCTCCGTTGACCTGAGGCTCGGCACGGCCGACAGCAGCTCCGCTGTATAGGGATGGTATGGGGGCGCAAAGACCTCTTCGGTCGGACCCTCCTCGACCACCGTACCCCCGTACACGACCATGACGCGGTCGGCAAGATGGCGCACTACCGACAGGTCGTGCGAGATAAAGACGTACGAGACGCGGCGCTCCTCCTGCAGGCCGGCCAGCAAATTGAGGGTTGCGGCCTGAACCGACACGTCCA encodes the following:
- a CDS encoding oligopeptide/dipeptide ABC transporter ATP-binding protein → RLHGERLPRRTQDWTRATRRHIQMVFQNPDLTLNPRRTVFETVARPPQLFGGTKAGERRARAAALLQAVKLGERHLDRLPHQLSGGERQRVAIARAFSIDPEIVVCDEPTSALDVSVQAATLNLLAGLQEERRVSYVFISHDLSVVRHLADRVMVVYGGTVVEEGPTEEVFAPPYHPYTAELLSAVPSLRSTERRPATGQQSAGQAAEAGNGYVTGGCPFHLRCPRKIGPICEEQRPPLLPDDGGHKIACHIPRDELGGSAV